A stretch of Fluviicola sp. DNA encodes these proteins:
- a CDS encoding GDYXXLXY domain-containing protein gives MKPVNKRLIGLIAISLIQLTFPLFFIAAKEQVIETGKEYLFRIQPVDPYDFFQGRYVRLNVQPLFYKTDKPGDFKRNDIVYAEFVQDTAGVKITSVSHKKTKHSLKLKLYAEPRNTLYIQLPFRRFYLEENKALTIENRLLTDRQHTNFVHVKILKGDFVITDISSNGKSLITGLPVKTPALANKN, from the coding sequence ATGAAACCAGTAAATAAAAGACTCATCGGGCTGATCGCCATTTCGTTGATCCAGCTGACTTTCCCGCTTTTTTTCATCGCAGCCAAAGAACAAGTCATTGAAACCGGGAAAGAATACCTGTTCCGCATACAACCGGTTGATCCCTACGATTTTTTCCAGGGAAGATACGTGAGGCTGAATGTGCAGCCCTTGTTTTACAAAACAGATAAACCAGGCGATTTCAAACGCAACGACATCGTTTATGCCGAATTTGTACAGGATACCGCAGGAGTAAAAATCACGTCCGTTTCCCATAAAAAGACAAAGCATTCCCTGAAGCTGAAATTGTATGCAGAACCACGTAATACGCTATACATCCAATTGCCGTTCAGACGATTCTACCTGGAAGAAAACAAAGCTTTGACGATTGAAAACAGACTCTTAACAGACCGGCAACATACGAACTTCGTTCATGTAAAGATCCTGAAAGGCGATTTTGTCATAACCGACATCAGTTCCAACGGAAAATCGCTGATTACCGGCTTACCCGTTAAAACACCTGCATTAGCAAACAAAAACTAA
- the gatB gene encoding Asp-tRNA(Asn)/Glu-tRNA(Gln) amidotransferase subunit GatB, which translates to MSIKDKYEVVIGLEVHAQLLTKTKAYSSDLNEYGAHPNTNVSVITLGHPGTLPVMNKKTIEFAVRLGLACGCTIAEHQHFARKNYFYPDLPKGYQITQDTTPICTGGSIVIKGDDGAEKTIGLTRIHMEEDAGKSIHDVDLYDTLVDLNRAGTPLLEIVSEPEIRSSQEAYNYLTEVRRLVRYLDICDGNMEEGSLRCDANISVRLKGAAEFGTKVEVKNMNSIRNVQRAIEFEVERQIEAVENGERISQETRSFDALKGITISMRSKEAANDYRYFPEPDLQPIVVDATYVNSVKAKMPALPRELYAKYTQELKLSDYDAGILTDSKSIALFFEEVISNTKNYKSAANWVMGEVKSYLNQNGLEIEDLPVSAKQIAGIINMIEGGKVSNSAAAQKLFPALIENPAADIDELAVSLNIIQESNADSLKEVILGVFGQHPNEVSRFKAGENQLTGFFMGKIMQASGGKADPRTTNTLLRELIQTV; encoded by the coding sequence ATGTCTATAAAAGATAAATACGAAGTGGTTATTGGTTTGGAGGTTCACGCACAGTTGCTGACCAAAACCAAAGCCTATTCTTCAGATCTCAACGAATACGGAGCGCATCCGAACACCAATGTGAGTGTAATTACTCTGGGCCATCCGGGAACTTTGCCCGTGATGAACAAGAAAACAATCGAGTTTGCTGTCAGACTGGGTCTGGCTTGCGGTTGTACGATTGCAGAGCACCAGCATTTTGCCCGCAAAAATTATTTCTATCCCGATCTTCCGAAAGGATACCAGATTACACAGGATACTACTCCGATTTGCACGGGCGGTTCTATCGTGATTAAGGGTGATGACGGTGCAGAAAAAACCATCGGTCTGACGCGTATCCACATGGAAGAAGATGCCGGTAAATCGATCCACGATGTGGATTTGTACGATACATTGGTCGATTTGAACCGCGCGGGAACTCCCTTATTGGAAATCGTTTCCGAGCCGGAAATCCGTTCCAGCCAGGAAGCATACAATTATTTGACAGAAGTGCGCCGTTTGGTGCGTTACCTGGATATTTGTGACGGAAACATGGAAGAAGGTTCCCTTCGCTGTGATGCCAATATTTCCGTTCGCCTGAAAGGTGCTGCTGAATTCGGAACGAAGGTCGAAGTGAAAAACATGAACTCGATCCGGAACGTACAGCGTGCTATTGAATTCGAAGTGGAACGCCAGATTGAAGCGGTGGAGAACGGAGAACGCATTTCACAGGAAACACGCAGCTTTGACGCTTTGAAAGGAATTACCATTTCCATGCGAAGCAAAGAAGCCGCAAACGATTACCGGTATTTCCCGGAGCCGGATTTACAGCCGATCGTTGTGGATGCAACTTACGTGAATTCCGTAAAAGCGAAAATGCCCGCTCTTCCGAGAGAATTGTACGCCAAATACACACAAGAGTTAAAACTTTCCGATTACGACGCTGGAATTCTGACCGATTCCAAATCGATCGCCCTGTTCTTCGAAGAGGTGATTTCGAACACGAAAAATTACAAATCGGCAGCGAACTGGGTCATGGGTGAAGTGAAATCTTACCTGAACCAAAACGGGTTAGAAATCGAAGATTTACCTGTTTCGGCGAAGCAAATTGCGGGAATTATCAACATGATCGAAGGCGGAAAAGTTTCCAACTCCGCTGCGGCACAAAAGCTTTTCCCGGCATTGATCGAAAATCCTGCTGCAGATATCGATGAACTAGCTGTCTCCCTGAATATCATTCAGGAATCCAATGCTGACTCATTAAAAGAAGTTATTTTGGGAGTTTTCGGGCAACACCCGAACGAAGTTTCCCGTTTTAAAGCAGGAGAAAATCAGCTGACAGGATTTTTCATGGGTAAAATCATGCAGGCTTCTGGCGGAAAAGCTGATCCAAGAACAACAAATACGCTGTTGCGTGAATTAATACAAACCGTTTGA